The Pyrus communis chromosome 9, drPyrComm1.1, whole genome shotgun sequence genome has a segment encoding these proteins:
- the LOC137745460 gene encoding GDSL esterase/lipase At5g03610-like, whose product MKSPPTVFLLPTLFLFYLLTGQKGVLVSAAHHHHHHHHHHHTRHHLFNWRPTKLFVFGDSYADTGNNRKSVASSWKQPYGITFPGKPCGRFSDGRVLTDFLARFIGVKSPIPYRFRKVGVNHLKHGVNFAYGGTGVFKTSVLDPNMTTQIDFFQKLIENSSIFTPKELHSSVALVTGPGNDYATYVATNGSVKGWQPFITSIVNQLTVNMKRIYALGVGKVVVTALQPLGCLPSRSASFSFQQCNGTENALVGFHNLLLRQAVAKLNNETKNSFIIVDLYASFMSVFKNKGDLGSIKFENPLRPCCIGINSGFFCGSVDESGAKKYTICKNPESAFFWDTAHPTQQGWRAVYSALQATLEQLY is encoded by the exons ATGAAATCACCTCCAACCGTCTTCCTCCTCCctactctctttctcttttacCTCCTCACAG GACAAAAAGGAGTGCTAGTTTCAGCTgctcaccaccaccatcaccaccaccaccaccaccacacacGTCACCACCTATTTAATTGGCGGCCGACAAAGCTGTTTGTTTTTGGAGACTCGTATGCTGACACAGGAAACAACAGAAAATCAGTGGCTAGTTCTTGGAAACAACCCTATGGAATCACATTCCCGGGAAAACCCTGTGGCCGTTTCTCCGATGGCCGCGTCCTCACCGATTTCCTTG CTAGGTTTATAGGAGTGAAGTCACCAATACCATACAGATTTAGAAAAGTCGGGGTAAATCATTTGAAGCACGGAGTTAATTTCGCATATGGAGGCACAGGTGTTTTTAAAACCTCGGTTTTGGATCCCAACATGACAACCCAGATCGACTTCTTTCAGAAGCTCATAGAAAACAGCTCCATCTTCACTCCCAAAGAACTTCACTCCTCCGTCGCCCTCGTCACCGGTCCCGGCAACGACTACGCGACTTATGTCGCGACAAATGGCTCTGTTAAG GGTTGGCAACCCTTCATCACATCAATCGTGAATCAACTAACTGTGAACATGAAACGTATTTATGCCTTGGGAGTGGGCAAAGTAGTTGTGACAGCTCTTCAACCTTTGGGATGTCTCCCTTCGAGGTCGGCATCATTTTCATTCCAACAATGCAATGGAACTGAGAACGCGCTAGTCGGTTTCCACAATCTTTTGTTGCGGCAAGCTGTGGCCAAGTTGAACAACGAAACCAAGAATTCTTTTATCATTGTTGATCTTTATGCCTCGTTCATGTCTGTGTTCAAGAACAAAGGAGATCTAG GAAGCATAAAGTTTGAGAACCCATTGAGGCCATGCTGCATTGGTATAAACAGTGGGTTTTTTTGTGGGAGTGTGGATGAAAGTGGTGCAAAGAAGTATACCATTTGTAAAAACCCGGAATCTGCCTTCTTTTGGGACACTGCTCACCCTACCCAACAGGGTTGGCGTGCTGTGTATTCAGCTTTGCAAGCCACACTTGAACAACTCTATTAA